The genome window TACCTCATCTCCATTTTTTATAATTCCTTGAGCAGCTTTTTTAAGCGACATGCAAATGGCTGCGTTATTGTTCGTTGTTCCGACTATGATATTAGCCTTTGTTACTATTCCGTTTTCATCTGTCCAATAATGATGAGTGAGCGTTCCTCGCTGTGCTTCAACAGTTCCGACACCCTCTCCCACTATCAAATTCCTTTCAGCTTTAACCTTTAAATCCTTATTGCAAATGTTTGGATCACTTGCCAGTTCCAAACAATGTTCTGCAGCATAAAGCAATTCAACCAATCGAGCCCAATGCATAGCCAAAGTGTTGTTTACAGGCTTTCCACCCAATGTTTCATACATCAATTCATATTCCTTTTGTGCCAGAGGAGTAGCCATTCCATCAGATGCATTTAATCGTGATAAAGGTGTAGCATGATAAACTCCCGATTCCTGCCCATCAATAAAACCATGCCATCCAATTTTCTTTAAATAGGGAAATTTTAGATATGACCATGGCTCAACCCTTTCTTCTATATAATCAAGATAATCCTTTGCCTCATATTTATACATTTCGACTCCTAATGTGTCAACAACCCTGATTTTACCATCATAAAAATTAACCTTGTTTTCATTATCAACCAAACCCATCGAATGCAGATTCAGTGAATAAGGTCCGTTAAGGATGATATCGACATATTTTGGGTTAGCAAGTACGACATCTTTAAATAGCTTCATGGTAAACTGTGCAAACTCAATAAATTCTTTTGCTGTTATTTCTATCTTTTTTCTTTCTTCTTCACTTAACCCTTTCCTCACACCACCAGGTATATTCATAACTACATGGGTTTGGTGCCCTCCAAGTAAGGCCTGTATTTCCTGGGCTTTTCTTCTGGCTTCGATCACTTTTTTGCCGATATCAATTCCTACCGCTTCAATTACTCCCAACAAATTTCGTTTAGCCGGATCGGAATCGGGGCCTAAAACAAAATCAGGAGCTGCCAATGCATAAAAATGTGCGATGTGGCTATGCACAAAATGAGCCATATAAAACAATTCACGAAGTTTTTTTGCAGTGAGAGGAGGCTCCAACCCGAAAACAGCATCAATTGCTTTTCCGGCAGCCATGTGATGGCAACCCGGACAAACCCCACATATTTTTGTTACAATTTGTGAAAGTTCTTCAACCGGGCGACCTTCGCAAAACTTTTCAAATCCTCGTAATTCAGGTACCTGAAAATAAACATCCTTAACGGTTCCATCACCATTGGTGAATATTTCTATTTTTCCGTGACCTTCAAGACGGGTAATCGGATCTATGGTTATTCGGTTCATGACAAATTCCTCCTTAAAATTGATACTGGTAAACTAAAACGATAAAACGTTCCTGCCGGATCAACAACATCCTCCACGATTTTTTTGATTTCTTCAGGGTCATTCGAATCAATCATGGTTCCAATTGCCGACATCATTTTTGCTCCCGGATCTGTTAAATCGGGAGGCGGGCCATAGCATCCTCTGCAAGGTGCATTTCCTTCGATACACCGGTATCCGCAACCTCCTCTTGTAGCTGGCCCCATGCAGATTACTCCTTGTTCTAAAAAGCAAGTCACCCCATCGTCTTCAATTTCCCATGGGCGATAAAACTTTTTAATTTTTTTGTTATCTGTTTTTTTGCGGCTACATTCGTCGCATTGAGCTTTTTCATAAGCCCCGATTACCGATTTTTTGGAAGGCAATTGTTCTTTATTTGCTATGATCCTAAATACTTCTAACAATCGATCGGATTTTGGCGGACAACCCGGAATATAATAATCGACACAAACCACTTTATCTAAGGAGATTACATTGTCGAAAAAAACTGGTAATTCCAATTTCCCTTCCGGAACATTAAATTCTGGTTGTGGCATTACCCGATCTGGATTAACGGTTGATTCACTTTTCACATAAATTCGCTCAAAAAATTCATCACGCTTACTTAAATTTGCCAAACCCGGGATTCCACCGAGTTGTGCACAACTTCCATAAGCCACTATAAATTTTGATTTTTTGCGCAGTTGTATTGCCATATATTCATTTTCAGAATTTCTGATTGCACCGTTGAACAATGTCAAATCGATATAACCATCAGGCATATTTTTGATGTCCTTATACTTTACATCCAAGGCAATGGGCCAGAACACCAAATCTGCAGAGGCAATCACTTCCAATAAATCTTCGTGTAAATCCAAAACCGATACACAGCAACCACCACATGCTGCACCCCAGTATATAGCTAATTTTAATTTTTGATCTTTGCTCATAATTTAAAATTCAAAGTTTATCCTATTTTACACATATGCCAGTTGCTTTTCATAATTAGCTGGTCCCAAAGCCTGTATTGTTTCAGTAAATTCATTTATCAGATCTGCAAATTGCTTCCCCTCGCTGGCGCTAATCCATTCGAGTGACAATCTCTTTTCTTCAATTCCCATTTGTTGAATATATTTCTGCAACAACTCATACCTTCGTAAACATTTATAATTGCCTTCGTGATAATGACAATCACCAGGATGGCAACCACAGATTAGAACCCCATCAGCCCCTCTTCTAAACGATTCGAGAATGAAAGTTGGTTCAATCCTGCCCGAACACATCACTCGGATAATTCGGACATTATGTGCATATTTAAAGCGAGATGTGCCTGCAAGGTCAGCTCCGGTATAAGAACACCAGTTACATAGAAATGAAATTATTTTTGGTTCATACGACATAAGATACCTCCTTAATTTTTTGACATGATTCCAGTAATTTGTGACAAGATTTGCTTATAACTAAAATGCTTACTATGGATAGCACCCGTTGGGCAGGCAGAAGAACAAGTACCACATCCCTTACACAATACCTCATTGACAAAAGAAACACTCTTATCTTGAAGGGAGCTAATGGCCGTATATGGACAAACGCTTATACAAGTTTGGCAACCACAGCACACTTCTTCAGTGACACTGGCAGTGGTAACTTCAACATCAACAGTTTTTTTTGCGATTGAAGCTAAAACCCTTGCCGAAGCTGCTCTGGCCTGACTTACACAGTCGATTACCCCCTTTGGACTTTGACATGCACCCACCACATAAATGCCATCTGTTGTTGTGGCAACAGGATCTAGTTTGGGATGCTTTTCCATGTAGAAACGGTTTTTATCCACACTAATACCAAAAATTTGTGAGGTTAATTTCGCATCTTCCTGAGCTTCCATTCCAACCATCAGGATTACAAGATCGGCAGGCACACTGATCAATTCACCGGAAAGTTTCTCTTTGAACTTAATAGTCAATTTGTGACCTTCTCCAGGTTTTGAAGTTAGTATAGTTGGAAGCTCATTTTCCTGATTGAACATTAAAAAGGCCACATTATTTGTAGAAGCTGAGGTGTACAATTCCTCACAACCTTTTCCAAACGATCTCATATCGGCATAAACATCATAAATAAATGCTTCAGGTAAAGCCGATGAAATTTGATGGATATATTTTAACGCCGTTGAACAGCAAGATCGTGAGCAATATTCATGAGTATAACTATTTCTGCTCCCAACACAATGAATAATTGCAAGATGCTTGGGTTCTAATCCATCATTGGTTCTGATCTTACCATTCAAAAGCATTTTCTCAAATTCAAGTGAAGTGATAACATCAGGCAATCTACCATAACCGTATGATGGAACAGAAGTGGGCATGAATGGCTTTAATCCGGTTGCAAGAACGATATTGCCAAATTTAATTTTCTTATTGATTCCGTGATTGAGATAGGTTTCAAAATTGCCTATGAAACCTGATATCTTTTCAACTTTAGTATTTAAAAATATTTCAACTTCAGGATGTTCCATTATCCTGTTAATTTTAGTTTGAATGACTTGTGATGCTTGTTCCAATTTAGGAAAGAGCAAATCAACATTTGCAATTTGCCCACCCAAATTGTTTGATTTTTCAACCAGATAAACTTTTTTTCCGGCATCGGCTATAGTGAGGGCAGCCGTGATTCCAGCAATACCTCCGCCAACTACCAATGTTGCAGGATCAACCTCTACACTCCTTCTTTCAAGAGGTTCATGAAGTCGAACCCTGTATATTGCACCTTTAACTAATTCAATAGCTTTCTGAGTGGCAAATTCTCTATTCGAATGAACCCAAGA of Bacteroidota bacterium contains these proteins:
- a CDS encoding Ni/Fe hydrogenase subunit alpha, with translation MNRITIDPITRLEGHGKIEIFTNGDGTVKDVYFQVPELRGFEKFCEGRPVEELSQIVTKICGVCPGCHHMAAGKAIDAVFGLEPPLTAKKLRELFYMAHFVHSHIAHFYALAAPDFVLGPDSDPAKRNLLGVIEAVGIDIGKKVIEARRKAQEIQALLGGHQTHVVMNIPGGVRKGLSEEERKKIEITAKEFIEFAQFTMKLFKDVVLANPKYVDIILNGPYSLNLHSMGLVDNENKVNFYDGKIRVVDTLGVEMYKYEAKDYLDYIEERVEPWSYLKFPYLKKIGWHGFIDGQESGVYHATPLSRLNASDGMATPLAQKEYELMYETLGGKPVNNTLAMHWARLVELLYAAEHCLELASDPNICNKDLKVKAERNLIVGEGVGTVEAQRGTLTHHYWTDENGIVTKANIIVGTTNNNAAICMSLKKAAQGIIKNGDEVTEGMLNMVEMAFRAYDPCFSCATHFQPGKMPFELNIRDLNGTLIRSISRHRN
- a CDS encoding oxidoreductase, which produces MSKDQKLKLAIYWGAACGGCCVSVLDLHEDLLEVIASADLVFWPIALDVKYKDIKNMPDGYIDLTLFNGAIRNSENEYMAIQLRKKSKFIVAYGSCAQLGGIPGLANLSKRDEFFERIYVKSESTVNPDRVMPQPEFNVPEGKLELPVFFDNVISLDKVVCVDYYIPGCPPKSDRLLEVFRIIANKEQLPSKKSVIGAYEKAQCDECSRKKTDNKKIKKFYRPWEIEDDGVTCFLEQGVICMGPATRGGCGYRCIEGNAPCRGCYGPPPDLTDPGAKMMSAIGTMIDSNDPEEIKKIVEDVVDPAGTFYRFSLPVSILRRNLS
- a CDS encoding hydrogenase iron-sulfur subunit, encoding MSYEPKIISFLCNWCSYTGADLAGTSRFKYAHNVRIIRVMCSGRIEPTFILESFRRGADGVLICGCHPGDCHYHEGNYKCLRRYELLQKYIQQMGIEEKRLSLEWISASEGKQFADLINEFTETIQALGPANYEKQLAYV
- a CDS encoding CoB--CoM heterodisulfide reductase iron-sulfur subunit A family protein, whose protein sequence is MEGNRIGVYICWCGTNIAKTVDVEKVAEEMKKLDGVVISKSYQYMCSDPGQEMIVNDIKEHQLKRIVVAACSPRIHELTFRKTMENAGLNPYMFQMANIREQVSWVHSNREFATQKAIELVKGAIYRVRLHEPLERRSVEVDPATLVVGGGIAGITAALTIADAGKKVYLVEKSNNLGGQIANVDLLFPKLEQASQVIQTKINRIMEHPEVEIFLNTKVEKISGFIGNFETYLNHGINKKIKFGNIVLATGLKPFMPTSVPSYGYGRLPDVITSLEFEKMLLNGKIRTNDGLEPKHLAIIHCVGSRNSYTHEYCSRSCCSTALKYIHQISSALPEAFIYDVYADMRSFGKGCEELYTSASTNNVAFLMFNQENELPTILTSKPGEGHKLTIKFKEKLSGELISVPADLVILMVGMEAQEDAKLTSQIFGISVDKNRFYMEKHPKLDPVATTTDGIYVVGACQSPKGVIDCVSQARAASARVLASIAKKTVDVEVTTASVTEEVCCGCQTCISVCPYTAISSLQDKSVSFVNEVLCKGCGTCSSACPTGAIHSKHFSYKQILSQITGIMSKN